The Weissella confusa DNA window ATCGTCGGTGCTGGACCTTTTGGTTCAATTTTTGCCTACGAGGCGGCCAAGCGTGGTAAGCGCTCATTGATTATTGAAAAGCGCCCACACATTGCTGGAAACATGTACACACACACGGAGCACGGAATTACGGTTCACGACTTCGGTGCACACATCTTCCACACTGATAACAAGGAAGTTTGGGACTACATCCGTCAATTCGCTGAGTTTAACGGATACCAAAACCAAGTTGTGGCAAACTACAAGGGTACGTTGTACAACTTGCCATTCAACATGAACACGTTCTACGAGATGTGGGGAACTAAGACTCCTGCAGAAGCTAAGGCTAAGATCGAAGAGCAAAAGAACGCTGCTTTGGCTGACTTGGGTGACCGTGAGCCACGTAACTTGGAAGAGCAAGCTATCTCATTGATCGGTACTGATATCTACGAGAAGTTGATCAAGGGTTACACTGAAAAGCAATGGGGACGTAAGGCAACTGAATTGCCAGCGTTCATCATCAAGCGTTTGCCAGTTCGTTTCATCTACGACAACAACTACTTTAACCACCGTTACCAAGGTATTCCAATTGGTGGATACACGCAAATCTTTGAGAAGATGTTGGACAACGATTTGATTGACGTTCGTTTGAACTCAGACTTCTTCGAGCACAAGGATGAGTACATTGCCGAATTCCCACGCATCTTGTACACGGGAATGATCGACCAATTCTTCGACTACAAGTTCGGTGAATTGGAGTACCGTTCATTGCGCTTCGAGCACGAAGTTATCGAATCAGATAACTACCAAGGTAACTCAGTTATCAATTACACGGATGCTGAGACGCCATACACGCGTGTGATGGAGTGGAAGCACTTCGATGGATTGTCAGACGATGGTGTGACAATCATTACGAAGGAATACCCACAAACTTGGGATCGTTCAAAGGAAGCTTACTACCCAGTTAACGACGAGAAGAACACGAACTTGTACAAGGAATACGCTAAGGAAGCGCGCCAACACAAGGATCAATTCATCTTTGGTGGTCGTTTGGGACAATACCGTTACTTTGACATGGACCAAGTCTTCAACGCAGCATTGAATGAAGTGCGTAAGGAATTCAAGATTCCATCAAGCTTTAACTTTGCTCACGACGAAGAACACTAATTTTATTAAAAACAAACGGTCAGTATCCGAAACACTTTGGTTATTGACCGTTTTTGTTTGGTAGTGTTGTATAGAAGGGGGAGCAAAGAATAAAATGAAGGATTTTTTGAAATCACGCTGGTTAAGCGTATTAATATATGTCACGTTTTTGGTGGTTACATACGTTACCATTATGCCGTTGAAGACAGCAAACGCTATATATGGTCAAGGTGATTTGCTATTTCACTTAAATCGTATTACAGGGTTAGCCGAGGGACTTAAAGCTGGAACAATTCCGTATCGAATGTTTGATGTACTGTCTAATTTAGGTTCGGCAGTTAACTTCTTTTATCCATTCGTATTTATGCTAGGTTTTGCGGCCTTGTTCATAGTCGTTCCGAATCTGGTGACGGCCTTCTATATTGGTGAAGCCTTGATGCTGCTGGCAACATTGGTTGTGGCATATCGTGTCATGATGTCGTTTAGTTCAAATCAACGTGGCCGTAGTGTGCTGTTTGCGTTTTTGTATGCTTATGCTGGCTACAGAAATTACTTGGCATTTGATCAATTTGTGTTAGGCGAGGCATTGGCATATATTTTTATTCCAATTGCATTGTTAGGTTTTTACAATGTGTTCCTTGGCGATGCTAAAAA harbors:
- the glf gene encoding UDP-galactopyranose mutase produces the protein MTLNDKNYDYLIVGAGPFGSIFAYEAAKRGKRSLIIEKRPHIAGNMYTHTEHGITVHDFGAHIFHTDNKEVWDYIRQFAEFNGYQNQVVANYKGTLYNLPFNMNTFYEMWGTKTPAEAKAKIEEQKNAALADLGDREPRNLEEQAISLIGTDIYEKLIKGYTEKQWGRKATELPAFIIKRLPVRFIYDNNYFNHRYQGIPIGGYTQIFEKMLDNDLIDVRLNSDFFEHKDEYIAEFPRILYTGMIDQFFDYKFGELEYRSLRFEHEVIESDNYQGNSVINYTDAETPYTRVMEWKHFDGLSDDGVTIITKEYPQTWDRSKEAYYPVNDEKNTNLYKEYAKEARQHKDQFIFGGRLGQYRYFDMDQVFNAALNEVRKEFKIPSSFNFAHDEEH